The following are encoded in a window of Mycolicibacterium tusciae JS617 genomic DNA:
- a CDS encoding IS110 family transposase → MVTVGIDPHKHVHVAVAVDARGNRIGKPLTVKNDGLLITAVLTWIRAITDATPVTWAIEDGHGFARRLADGLLLAGQEVVWVPSRLTAAHRKLHAATGSKSDAIDAVAAAHAAIATPDLTRHRIDERVRELRVLTDYRADLVKRRTMMINQLKAQSHLWLDHTPGDLARAKVVAALTARLEAAEVGIHVRQVIVTMISELAEANNRIHDLDIRIKELVTPLTPNLLAITGISHNSAAVLLSEIGDIERFSSSAKLARYTGCAPIPVYSSDNERHRLHRGGNRRLNSVLYTAAIVQTRFNPAAQKLIARQEPTKGARGARRILKRHLVDVIYRAMHTDQASWQHQIARCQPLALT, encoded by the coding sequence ATGGTGACAGTAGGGATCGACCCACACAAGCACGTCCATGTTGCGGTGGCTGTCGATGCTCGCGGTAATCGCATAGGCAAGCCGCTGACCGTGAAAAACGATGGGCTGCTGATTACCGCGGTGCTCACCTGGATTCGCGCGATCACGGACGCCACCCCAGTGACCTGGGCCATCGAAGACGGTCACGGCTTTGCCCGCCGGCTGGCCGATGGACTGCTGCTTGCGGGTCAAGAGGTGGTGTGGGTTCCTAGCCGGCTGACCGCCGCGCATCGTAAGTTGCACGCCGCCACGGGCTCCAAGTCAGATGCCATCGATGCCGTCGCGGCCGCACATGCCGCGATCGCGACACCGGATCTGACCCGCCATCGCATCGACGAGCGGGTCCGCGAACTCCGCGTTCTCACCGACTACCGTGCTGACCTCGTCAAACGCCGCACCATGATGATCAACCAGCTCAAGGCGCAATCGCATCTGTGGCTTGACCACACGCCCGGCGACCTGGCGCGGGCCAAGGTAGTAGCGGCGTTGACCGCGCGGCTCGAAGCCGCAGAGGTGGGCATCCACGTACGACAGGTGATCGTCACGATGATCAGCGAGCTCGCCGAGGCCAACAACCGCATCCACGATCTCGACATCAGGATCAAAGAGCTCGTCACGCCCCTTACGCCGAACCTGTTGGCAATAACCGGGATCAGCCACAACTCCGCAGCGGTGCTGCTCTCCGAAATCGGTGACATCGAACGGTTTTCGAGCTCAGCCAAACTAGCCCGCTACACCGGGTGCGCTCCGATTCCCGTCTATTCATCAGACAACGAACGTCACCGACTTCATCGAGGCGGCAACCGCCGTCTCAACAGCGTCCTTTACACGGCGGCGATCGTGCAGACACGCTTCAACCCGGCGGCTCAAAAACTCATCGCACGCCAAGAACCGACGAAGGGTGCCCGCGGCGCCAGACGCATCCTCAAGCGCCACCTCGTCGATGTGATCTACCGAGCGATGCACACCGACCAAGCCTCCTGGCAGCACCAAATCGCCAGATGCCAACCACTCGCATTGACATAG
- a CDS encoding IS30 family transposase, which translates to MPSGYPHSRSTRRELFDRVCLGEPLERVARDMGVSTTAASLWWRQAGAMPLLRGQNSERTHGLITSGDPDRLGGRGHRLSLDERIEIMRGRDNGLTYERIGEKIGRDASVVWREVHRNSNPDGDYHAGMAHARAAQKAKRPKGFTLDDPVLCAMIETAMDDGWSPKLISELLVRDHPDDKLARVSHETIYKCLYVQTRGQLRADLHKCLSTKRAARKPHRSVTRAGVYPPGSVFTIRDRPAEAADRAVPGHWEGDLIMGAGNTSAIGTLVERSTRFTILLHLPADHTAESVATAMIGAMSELPAHLRRTITWDRGSEMANWRTIDLQLQAPVYFCDPHSPWQRGTNENTYWCTVLEPDGFDGSRPGELLGDSENTCREWPSVDLSTAARGKSPDRCDLIEAC; encoded by the coding sequence ATGCCGAGTGGTTATCCGCATTCGAGGTCGACGCGGCGGGAGTTGTTCGATCGGGTCTGCCTGGGTGAGCCGTTGGAGCGGGTGGCCAGGGACATGGGCGTGTCGACTACGGCGGCGAGTCTGTGGTGGCGTCAGGCTGGCGCAATGCCACTACTGCGCGGACAGAACTCCGAGAGAACCCACGGCCTGATCACCTCCGGCGATCCCGACCGTCTCGGCGGCCGGGGGCATCGCCTCAGCCTGGATGAACGCATCGAGATCATGCGCGGCCGCGACAACGGGCTCACCTACGAACGGATCGGCGAGAAGATCGGCCGGGACGCCAGCGTCGTCTGGCGAGAAGTGCACCGCAACAGCAACCCTGACGGGGATTACCACGCCGGGATGGCCCATGCCCGGGCTGCTCAGAAGGCCAAGCGTCCCAAGGGGTTCACCCTCGATGACCCGGTGCTGTGCGCCATGATCGAAACGGCGATGGACGACGGGTGGAGTCCGAAGCTGATCTCCGAGCTGTTGGTCCGCGATCATCCCGATGACAAGCTGGCACGGGTGAGCCACGAAACCATCTACAAATGCCTCTACGTCCAAACCCGTGGTCAACTCCGGGCTGACCTGCACAAGTGTCTATCGACCAAACGGGCGGCCCGTAAACCCCACCGGTCGGTCACCCGTGCCGGCGTCTATCCACCGGGATCGGTCTTCACCATCCGTGATCGCCCCGCCGAGGCCGCCGACCGGGCAGTGCCCGGGCACTGGGAGGGAGACTTGATCATGGGCGCCGGAAATACCAGTGCCATAGGCACATTGGTGGAGCGCAGTACTCGGTTCACCATCCTGTTACACCTGCCCGCCGATCACACCGCCGAGTCGGTGGCCACCGCGATGATCGGGGCGATGAGCGAGCTGCCGGCGCACCTGCGGCGCACCATCACCTGGGACCGGGGCAGCGAGATGGCCAACTGGCGCACCATCGATCTGCAACTGCAGGCGCCGGTCTACTTCTGCGATCCTCACTCGCCCTGGCAACGGGGCACCAACGAGAACACCTATTGGTGCACAGTGTTAGAACCGGACGGTTTCGACGGGAGCCGACCCGGTGAGCTGCTCGGTGACTCGGAAAACACGTGCCGTGAATGGCCTTCCGTTGATTTGTCCACAGCGGCTCGAGGCAAGAGCCCTGACCGGTGTGACCTGATAGAAGCCTGCTGA